A DNA window from Corynebacterium ciconiae DSM 44920 contains the following coding sequences:
- a CDS encoding FeoA domain-containing protein, which yields MDKGVSMIAILAELDTGQRGHLEGIDADSVSPERYRRFSQLGFRQGCPIEITQRTTGGGVVVRVGSARYALDAHTAQAMRLKL from the coding sequence ATGGATAAGGGAGTATCCATGATTGCGATTCTTGCCGAGTTGGACACAGGACAGCGCGGACATCTCGAAGGCATCGACGCAGACAGTGTCAGCCCCGAGCGCTACCGCCGCTTTTCTCAACTCGGATTCCGCCAGGGCTGTCCGATTGAAATCACCCAACGCACCACCGGCGGCGGGGTTGTGGTTCGCGTCGGTTCTGCCCGTTATGCGCTTGATGCCCACACCGCCCAAGCGATGCGCCTCAAGCTCTAG
- the miaA gene encoding tRNA (adenosine(37)-N6)-dimethylallyltransferase MiaA has protein sequence MHPTPVAIVGPTASGKSSLAIAVARRLGGEVVNIDSMQLYRGMDIGTAKLRPHERGGVSHHVLDIWDVTHTASVAEYGDIARSTVERLRSAGTVPVLVGGSMMYVQSVVDQWEFPPTDPDVRARYMQLQDKIGPAGMHERLRAVDPAAAEIIEPNDPRRNVRALEVIELTGKPFAASQPPKDAPPRWGTHLIGLAVDMEWLGPRIEQRTREMFDQGFIEEVRQLRECGLTASSTAGRAIGYAQVLAHLRGEISAEQAYDDTVRATRRYVRRQRSWFKRDPRISWIDAADRPEEQALTLLDTWGYHLHDNAAE, from the coding sequence ATGCATCCGACACCTGTGGCAATCGTGGGGCCTACTGCCTCTGGGAAATCCAGCTTGGCCATCGCCGTGGCGCGTCGTCTCGGCGGAGAGGTGGTCAATATCGACTCCATGCAGCTCTACCGAGGCATGGACATCGGCACCGCCAAGCTTCGTCCACATGAACGCGGCGGGGTGAGCCATCATGTGCTTGACATTTGGGATGTCACCCACACCGCCTCGGTGGCCGAGTATGGAGACATTGCGCGCTCGACGGTGGAGCGGCTGCGCAGCGCCGGCACCGTACCAGTGTTGGTGGGTGGATCAATGATGTATGTGCAATCCGTGGTGGATCAGTGGGAATTTCCGCCGACCGATCCGGACGTGCGCGCACGCTACATGCAGCTGCAGGACAAAATCGGCCCGGCGGGAATGCACGAGCGGCTACGAGCCGTAGATCCCGCCGCGGCGGAGATCATCGAGCCGAACGATCCGCGCCGCAATGTCCGCGCCCTAGAGGTTATTGAGCTCACCGGCAAGCCCTTCGCCGCCTCCCAGCCGCCCAAGGACGCCCCGCCGCGCTGGGGAACTCATCTCATCGGGCTGGCTGTGGATATGGAGTGGCTAGGCCCACGCATTGAGCAGCGCACTCGGGAGATGTTCGACCAAGGGTTCATTGAGGAGGTACGGCAACTGCGTGAATGCGGGCTCACCGCCTCATCCACGGCTGGTCGCGCCATTGGCTACGCCCAAGTGCTGGCGCATCTGCGGGGGGAGATCAGCGCCGAGCAAGCCTATGACGATACTGTGCGGGCAACCCGACGCTATGTGCGGCGCCAACGCTCGTGGTTTAAACGCGACCCGCGCATCAGCTGGATCGATGCCGCCGACCGGCCAGAAGAGCAGGCCTTGACGCTGTTGGACACGTGGGGCTACCACCTGCACGACAACGCCGCTGAATAG
- a CDS encoding DUF349 domain-containing protein, with product MTTPPSPTPGPRPGPRPGATPGAMPGATPAPRPRAVPRPAAPHAVHIPKSDPSRFGRIEDDGTVVLITKAGERVIGSWQAGTPEAGLAHYAQRFADLATEVELLEARLKAHPDDAANIRTSAAALRESLPEAAVIGDVDNLDDRLGEIMNESVEAGEEAQQRKAQRRAQAIARKEELAAEAEAIAAESTEWKAAGDRLRAILDEWKTIRGIDRSTDDALWKRYSKARDSFNRRRGSHFAELDRNRAAARRTKEELVAKAEEIKDSTDWNATAAEFRDLMKQWKAAGRAPREVDNTLWAAFKAAQDHFFDARNALNEQRDKEFQANAEAKDALIAEYTPLITPETDLEAARAKLHELQEKWEAIGYVPRAKIREYDGKIKHLEDKVAQAADEQWRRTDPEVQARAQQFLDRVAELNQQAAEAEKAGKTKDAEKLRAQATQWQEWADAAAKAVDNL from the coding sequence ATGACTACTCCCCCGAGCCCCACACCAGGTCCGCGTCCGGGCCCCCGCCCCGGCGCTACCCCCGGAGCCATGCCGGGAGCCACCCCCGCACCGCGTCCCCGCGCCGTGCCGCGCCCCGCCGCACCCCACGCCGTACACATCCCGAAGTCTGATCCTTCCCGCTTCGGCCGGATCGAAGACGACGGCACGGTCGTGCTCATCACCAAAGCCGGTGAACGCGTCATCGGTTCGTGGCAGGCCGGCACCCCCGAGGCCGGTTTGGCGCACTACGCCCAGCGCTTCGCCGACCTAGCCACCGAGGTTGAACTCCTCGAGGCCCGCCTCAAGGCACACCCGGATGACGCCGCGAATATCCGCACCTCCGCGGCGGCGCTACGAGAGTCCCTGCCCGAGGCCGCCGTGATCGGTGATGTAGATAATCTCGACGATCGTCTCGGCGAGATCATGAACGAATCTGTTGAGGCCGGCGAAGAGGCGCAACAGCGTAAGGCCCAGCGCCGCGCCCAAGCCATCGCCCGCAAGGAGGAACTCGCCGCAGAGGCCGAGGCTATCGCGGCCGAGTCCACCGAGTGGAAGGCCGCCGGCGATAGGCTCCGCGCCATTTTGGACGAGTGGAAAACCATTCGCGGCATCGATCGCTCCACCGACGATGCGCTGTGGAAGCGCTACTCCAAAGCCCGCGATAGCTTCAACCGCCGCCGCGGCTCCCACTTCGCGGAACTGGACCGCAACCGTGCCGCCGCCCGCCGCACCAAGGAAGAACTGGTGGCCAAGGCCGAAGAGATCAAAGACTCCACGGACTGGAACGCCACCGCCGCAGAGTTCCGAGATCTGATGAAGCAGTGGAAGGCCGCTGGCCGTGCCCCGCGCGAGGTAGACAACACCCTGTGGGCTGCCTTCAAGGCCGCCCAGGACCACTTCTTTGATGCCCGCAATGCCCTCAACGAGCAGCGGGATAAAGAATTCCAGGCGAATGCGGAAGCCAAGGATGCGCTGATTGCCGAATACACCCCGCTGATCACCCCGGAAACCGACCTCGAGGCCGCCCGGGCGAAGCTGCACGAGCTGCAGGAAAAGTGGGAGGCCATTGGCTATGTCCCGCGAGCAAAGATCCGCGAATATGACGGAAAAATCAAGCACCTCGAGGACAAGGTGGCGCAGGCCGCCGATGAGCAGTGGCGCCGCACCGATCCGGAGGTGCAGGCCCGCGCCCAACAATTCCTCGACCGGGTTGCCGAGCTCAACCAGCAGGCAGCCGAGGCAGAGAAAGCCGGCAAAACCAAGGATGCCGAGAAGCTCCGCGCCCAGGCCACCCAGTGGCAGGAATGGGCCGACGCCGCCGCCAAGGCAGTCGATAACCTCTAG
- a CDS encoding N-acetyltransferase, which yields MTVYRFSPAHTVPHSDAINTNLKTLALSDGFRAQMLTGTADRSMSVKRLCSSLVPAPDAHTTLLLLSAEHDLTQSPAQALDACIEVPATSDSPTTQEGSPREPASEGVEEVIDFSYGIMVSVPLLEDGCAATIELIADVEELVLPGEEMDEPSRGRYYYALELARLVAARSDRALLTTWLEHPYDCSDNAQVNSAYTPLLEEAGFRPVLKTIQGYVPLPDQPPTPETFSSISAAADKAGINGAVRWEYFCDELPEALAHQVSELYAVADRDAPRRDFEGETERWDVSRFDAIARLARENGTRTHFGLLLGGSESAPIVLGASVIAQATGSREDVAEQNVTVTARGFRGCGAGRVVKQQLLYTLRERAPMITRVYTSTEASNEAMLAINESLGFTPISRATAYQRRYALTP from the coding sequence ATGACTGTCTATCGTTTTAGCCCCGCGCACACGGTGCCGCACTCTGATGCGATCAACACCAACCTCAAAACCCTCGCTTTAAGCGACGGGTTTCGTGCCCAGATGCTCACCGGCACCGCCGATCGCTCCATGTCAGTTAAACGACTGTGCTCGAGTTTGGTCCCTGCGCCCGACGCCCACACCACCCTCCTGCTGCTGAGCGCCGAGCACGATCTCACCCAGTCTCCCGCTCAGGCGCTAGACGCCTGCATAGAGGTGCCAGCCACCAGTGACTCCCCCACTACGCAGGAAGGCTCGCCTAGAGAGCCAGCGAGCGAGGGCGTGGAGGAGGTGATCGATTTTAGCTACGGCATCATGGTCTCTGTTCCGCTCCTCGAGGATGGTTGCGCCGCCACCATCGAGCTCATCGCCGATGTAGAAGAGCTGGTTCTGCCCGGTGAGGAGATGGATGAGCCCTCGCGGGGGCGCTACTACTACGCACTAGAGTTAGCACGCTTGGTTGCCGCCCGCTCCGATCGCGCTCTGCTCACCACATGGCTGGAGCATCCCTACGATTGCTCAGACAACGCCCAGGTGAATTCCGCCTATACACCGCTGTTAGAGGAAGCTGGGTTTCGCCCTGTACTCAAAACCATTCAGGGCTATGTTCCACTCCCTGACCAGCCGCCCACCCCAGAGACCTTCAGCAGCATCAGTGCCGCAGCCGATAAGGCTGGAATCAACGGCGCTGTGCGTTGGGAGTACTTTTGCGACGAGTTACCCGAAGCGCTCGCACACCAGGTGTCCGAGCTCTACGCGGTGGCTGATCGTGATGCGCCGCGCCGCGATTTTGAGGGCGAGACCGAGCGCTGGGATGTCTCCCGCTTCGATGCCATCGCCCGCCTCGCGCGCGAGAACGGCACCCGCACCCATTTCGGGTTGTTGCTAGGCGGTTCGGAGTCCGCACCGATCGTGCTGGGGGCGAGCGTGATCGCCCAGGCCACCGGCTCACGCGAGGATGTGGCCGAGCAGAATGTCACCGTCACCGCCCGAGGGTTTCGCGGCTGCGGGGCGGGGCGGGTGGTAAAACAGCAGCTGCTCTATACGCTGCGGGAGCGCGCGCCGATGATCACGCGGGTCTACACTTCGACGGAAGCCTCCAATGAGGCGATGCTTGCGATCAATGAGAGCTTGGGGTTCACCCCGATCAGTCGGGCCACCGCCTATCAGCGTCGATACGCACTAACACCTTAA
- a CDS encoding Rv2732c family membrane protein gives MDKANTPADKKLLSADDLAGLEKRAAKKVDMRSTWIGLIAVFVLFLITLVLPFTGKANGFDILVMNDTALEFGATPLERIFVILGLVSMVVVNLAVVASRSMLLTYINWVLAGTTGTAAMFMIWMGQTRLRAEGSSGTEFGAALSGLVAIAFLLMMTGLIFRRSEEQLDIEDARREAGSDDPVADAQREASIGRRFSRYEDSPLFVDDRRQKASERHRVHDSDGENA, from the coding sequence GTGGACAAAGCGAACACCCCCGCCGATAAGAAGCTCCTGTCTGCCGATGATCTGGCCGGCCTTGAGAAACGGGCAGCGAAAAAGGTGGACATGCGCTCCACGTGGATCGGCCTGATCGCTGTTTTCGTGCTCTTTCTCATCACCCTTGTTCTGCCCTTCACGGGCAAGGCCAATGGATTCGACATTCTGGTGATGAATGACACCGCCCTCGAATTCGGCGCCACCCCGCTCGAGCGGATATTCGTGATCCTCGGTTTGGTGTCGATGGTGGTGGTGAACCTCGCGGTGGTGGCGTCGCGAAGCATGCTGCTGACCTACATCAACTGGGTATTGGCCGGCACCACGGGTACCGCCGCGATGTTCATGATCTGGATGGGCCAAACCCGGCTGCGTGCCGAAGGCTCCTCCGGCACCGAATTCGGCGCCGCGCTCAGCGGGCTGGTGGCTATCGCGTTCCTGCTGATGATGACGGGACTGATCTTCCGCCGCAGCGAGGAACAGCTCGATATTGAAGACGCCCGCCGGGAAGCCGGCTCCGATGATCCGGTGGCCGACGCCCAGCGTGAAGCCAGCATAGGGCGGCGATTCTCCCGCTACGAGGACAGCCCGCTGTTCGTGGATGATCGCCGCCAAAAGGCCTCGGAGCGCCACCGTGTGCACGACAGCGACGGCGAGAACGCTTAA
- the miaB gene encoding tRNA (N6-isopentenyl adenosine(37)-C2)-methylthiotransferase MiaB yields the protein MSHPQNQHSVKASPARSYEVRTFGCQMNVHDSERLSGLLEDSGYVPAQEGTTPDLVVFNTCAVRDNADQRLYGTLGNLRSVKDQHPGMQIAVGGCLAQKDKDTVVSKAPWVDVVFGTHNIGSLPTLLERSRHNRHAEVEIVDSLEQFPSVLPAKRESAYAGWVSVSVGCNNTCTFCIVPSLRGKEQDRRPGDILAEVQALVDQGVSEVTLLGQNVNAYGVNFVDPELERDRSAFSKLLRACGEIDGLERLRFTSPHPAEFTSDVIDAMAETPSVCPQLHMPLQSGSDEVLKKMRRSYRTSKFLRILDEVRAKIPHAAITTDIIVGFPGETEEDFQATLDVVEKARFSSAYTFQYSPRPGTPAAEMDNQIPKEVVQQRYERLLALQERISEEENAAFHGREVELLVQAGGGKKNSATKRVSGRARDGRLVHFSPVDAAGVDLSEQIRPGDVVTVTVTDSAPHFLLADAGVLSHRRTKAGDMSEAGKRPTTEPVGVGLGLPGIRPSS from the coding sequence GTGTCTCACCCCCAGAATCAGCACAGCGTGAAAGCCAGCCCCGCCCGCAGCTATGAGGTGCGTACTTTCGGCTGCCAGATGAACGTGCACGACTCGGAGCGTCTCTCCGGTCTGCTCGAAGACTCCGGATATGTGCCGGCCCAAGAAGGAACCACCCCGGATCTCGTGGTGTTTAACACCTGTGCCGTGCGCGATAACGCCGATCAGCGTCTCTACGGCACCCTCGGCAATCTGCGCTCGGTGAAGGACCAGCACCCGGGCATGCAGATCGCAGTGGGTGGGTGCCTCGCGCAAAAAGACAAAGACACCGTGGTCTCTAAGGCCCCGTGGGTGGATGTGGTGTTCGGTACCCACAACATCGGCTCACTGCCGACGCTCTTGGAGCGCTCCCGCCATAACCGCCACGCTGAGGTGGAGATCGTCGACTCGCTCGAACAATTCCCCTCTGTGCTGCCGGCGAAGCGGGAATCCGCCTACGCCGGCTGGGTGAGTGTATCGGTGGGCTGTAATAACACCTGTACCTTCTGCATCGTTCCGAGCCTGCGAGGCAAGGAGCAAGATCGCCGCCCGGGCGATATTTTGGCCGAGGTGCAAGCGCTTGTAGATCAGGGCGTTTCTGAGGTGACTCTGCTGGGGCAGAACGTGAATGCCTATGGCGTGAACTTTGTCGATCCCGAGCTCGAGCGCGATCGCAGCGCCTTTTCCAAACTGCTGCGTGCCTGCGGGGAGATTGACGGGCTTGAGCGTCTGCGCTTCACCAGCCCGCACCCAGCGGAGTTCACCAGCGATGTCATTGACGCCATGGCAGAGACCCCGAGTGTGTGTCCGCAACTGCACATGCCGCTGCAGTCCGGCTCGGATGAGGTGCTCAAGAAGATGCGGCGCAGCTACCGCACCAGCAAGTTTTTGCGCATCCTCGATGAGGTGCGGGCAAAAATCCCGCACGCTGCGATCACCACCGATATCATCGTTGGATTCCCCGGCGAGACCGAGGAGGACTTCCAAGCCACCCTGGATGTGGTGGAAAAGGCTCGTTTCTCCAGCGCTTACACCTTCCAATACTCTCCGCGCCCTGGCACCCCCGCAGCGGAGATGGATAATCAGATTCCTAAAGAGGTGGTCCAGCAGCGCTACGAGCGCCTCTTGGCGCTGCAGGAGCGCATCAGCGAGGAAGAAAACGCTGCCTTTCACGGCCGCGAGGTAGAACTGTTGGTACAAGCCGGCGGGGGAAAGAAGAACAGCGCCACCAAGCGCGTCTCGGGGCGCGCCCGCGACGGCCGGTTGGTGCACTTTAGCCCCGTTGATGCTGCCGGTGTGGATCTCAGTGAGCAGATCCGGCCGGGTGATGTGGTGACGGTAACCGTCACCGACTCCGCCCCGCACTTCCTCCTCGCCGATGCTGGGGTACTCAGCCATCGGCGTACCAAGGCCGGCGACATGTCCGAAGCCGGTAAACGACCCACCACCGAACCGGTGGGCGTGGGCCTCGGATTGCCGGGGATTCGCCCCTCCTCCTAG
- a CDS encoding regulatory protein RecX, with product MADRSAESQEQNWEEKNAKLRVLAEAMERYEREGNPELFDERAEEERSTVRSKALVLLNHRMRSEKELRNRLLGYDYPPEVIDAVIEDLISQRLIDDSLFASEWVRQRHRKGKSRAVLDRELKDKGIADAERAEALAQVDDGDERSMAQAVAEKKARSISQVPADYAERNKHLRRIVGALARRGFAQHLSMEIAIAALEARIDELGGEQG from the coding sequence ATGGCTGACCGCAGTGCCGAGTCTCAGGAGCAGAACTGGGAGGAGAAAAACGCCAAGCTGCGGGTGCTCGCCGAGGCGATGGAGCGCTATGAGCGCGAGGGAAACCCCGAGCTTTTTGACGAGCGGGCCGAAGAAGAACGCAGCACGGTGCGATCCAAGGCGCTCGTTCTGCTCAACCACCGGATGCGTTCGGAAAAAGAACTGCGCAACCGGCTGCTTGGCTATGATTACCCGCCTGAAGTCATTGATGCGGTGATCGAGGATCTCATCTCCCAGCGGCTCATAGACGATTCCCTTTTTGCCTCCGAGTGGGTGCGTCAGCGCCACCGCAAAGGAAAAAGCCGCGCGGTGCTTGATCGTGAACTGAAGGACAAAGGGATTGCCGACGCGGAGCGAGCTGAGGCCCTAGCTCAGGTAGATGACGGCGACGAGCGCAGCATGGCGCAGGCTGTGGCAGAAAAGAAGGCACGCTCGATCTCGCAGGTTCCAGCAGATTATGCCGAAAGAAATAAGCATCTCCGTCGGATTGTGGGGGCTTTGGCACGCCGTGGTTTTGCCCAGCATCTCAGCATGGAGATCGCCATCGCGGCCCTCGAGGCTCGCATCGACGAGCTTGGCGGCGAGCAAGGCTGA
- the recA gene encoding recombinase RecA — protein MAARKTKAKSTKGAQSDKAKALESAMALIEKDFGKGSIMRLGDDNRPPISAISSGNTAIDIALGIGGFPRGRIVEIYGPESSGKTTVALHAVAEAQRAGGIAAFIDAEHALDPDYARKLGVDTDQLLVSQPDTGEQALEIADMLVRSGAIDIIVVDSVAALTPKAEIEGDMGDSHVGLQARLMSQALRKLTGALYSAGTTAIFINQLREKIGVMFGSPETTTGGKALKFYSSVRCDVRRIQTLKDGQDAVGNRTKLKVVKNKVSPPFKVAEFDIIYGEGISREGSIIDLAVENGIVKKSGSWFTYDGDQLGQGREKVRLHLKDTPELANEIEDKILRKLKVGKYANLEDDDALTDDPVDMVPNVDFDDVDLEDDAEE, from the coding sequence ATGGCAGCACGAAAGACAAAGGCAAAGTCCACGAAGGGTGCGCAGAGCGATAAGGCGAAGGCTCTTGAATCGGCCATGGCGCTGATTGAGAAGGACTTTGGCAAGGGCTCTATTATGCGCTTGGGGGATGATAACCGCCCGCCGATTAGCGCTATTTCCTCGGGCAATACCGCGATCGATATCGCCCTTGGTATCGGCGGCTTCCCACGGGGCCGCATCGTGGAGATCTACGGTCCGGAGTCTTCCGGTAAAACGACCGTGGCGTTGCACGCGGTGGCTGAGGCACAGCGCGCCGGCGGTATCGCCGCCTTTATTGACGCCGAGCACGCCCTCGATCCGGATTACGCCCGGAAGTTGGGTGTGGACACCGATCAGCTGCTGGTGTCCCAGCCCGACACCGGTGAGCAGGCCCTCGAGATTGCCGACATGCTGGTGCGTTCCGGTGCTATCGACATCATTGTGGTGGACTCGGTGGCGGCGCTGACGCCCAAGGCAGAGATCGAAGGCGATATGGGCGATAGTCACGTGGGCTTGCAGGCACGTTTGATGAGCCAGGCACTCCGTAAGCTCACCGGCGCTCTCTACAGCGCGGGTACCACCGCCATTTTCATTAACCAGCTGCGCGAAAAGATCGGCGTGATGTTCGGCTCGCCGGAAACCACCACCGGTGGTAAGGCCCTGAAGTTCTACTCCTCGGTGCGCTGCGATGTCCGCCGCATCCAGACTCTGAAGGATGGTCAAGATGCGGTGGGTAACCGCACCAAGCTGAAGGTGGTCAAGAACAAGGTGTCTCCGCCGTTCAAGGTGGCCGAGTTCGACATCATCTACGGCGAAGGTATTTCCCGTGAAGGCTCGATCATTGACCTCGCGGTAGAAAACGGCATTGTGAAGAAGTCCGGATCGTGGTTTACCTACGACGGTGATCAGCTAGGCCAGGGCCGCGAGAAAGTGCGTCTGCATCTCAAGGACACCCCAGAGTTGGCCAATGAGATCGAGGACAAGATCCTGCGCAAGCTCAAGGTGGGTAAGTATGCCAACCTCGAGGATGACGATGCGCTCACCGACGATCCAGTGGACATGGTGCCCAATGTGGACTTCGATGATGTCGACCTTGAGGATGACGCCGAAGAGTAA
- a CDS encoding DUF3046 domain-containing protein — protein sequence MRETRFLKLVTDEFGEQYGQWIVRSHVLSRWGQTAAELMDGQGTDLREIWWHLCEDFDVPAERQLGVDD from the coding sequence ATGCGCGAAACACGATTCCTTAAGCTCGTGACAGACGAGTTCGGAGAGCAGTACGGTCAATGGATCGTGCGGTCCCACGTGCTGAGTCGTTGGGGACAGACCGCCGCCGAGCTGATGGATGGCCAGGGCACCGATCTTCGCGAGATCTGGTGGCATCTTTGCGAGGATTTCGATGTTCCGGCCGAGCGGCAACTGGGTGTGGATGATTAA
- a CDS encoding biotin transporter BioY, with protein sequence MAASPSRSTVRDISYIAVFTALIVVFAFVTIPGAAGVPIVLQNAIVVLAGLVLGGRRGFYTAGLFLLIGMLGLPVLAGGRSTLAALAGPTIGYLFGYLFSALIAGYIAYTARPRNKTNLVIAISFGAFVGLLSQYLLGAVGLWLRGDMGFGEAIVIHGTFLPLDAVKFVAAAAIAIGVHSAFPDLMAEEKRRRESTPTTI encoded by the coding sequence ATGGCCGCCTCCCCCTCGCGCTCGACTGTGCGCGATATTTCCTATATTGCGGTGTTTACCGCGTTGATCGTCGTCTTCGCTTTCGTCACCATCCCCGGCGCTGCGGGCGTGCCGATTGTGTTGCAAAACGCGATCGTGGTGCTCGCAGGGCTCGTGCTGGGCGGACGTCGCGGCTTCTACACGGCGGGGCTGTTTCTGTTGATCGGCATGTTGGGCTTGCCGGTACTTGCCGGCGGGCGCTCGACTTTGGCCGCGCTCGCCGGGCCAACGATCGGTTATCTTTTCGGCTATCTGTTTAGCGCCCTCATCGCCGGCTACATCGCCTATACGGCCCGCCCGCGTAATAAGACCAACCTGGTGATCGCGATCAGCTTCGGCGCCTTCGTCGGTCTGTTGAGCCAGTACCTGCTGGGCGCGGTGGGCCTGTGGCTGCGCGGCGACATGGGCTTTGGTGAGGCCATCGTGATCCACGGCACCTTCCTGCCGCTCGACGCGGTGAAATTTGTGGCCGCCGCCGCGATTGCCATCGGCGTGCACTCCGCTTTCCCTGATCTCATGGCTGAGGAAAAGCGCCGCCGCGAGTCCACCCCCACCACCATCTAG
- a CDS encoding energy-coupling factor ABC transporter ATP-binding protein: MSRIVFSHASVSFDGLRVLDPISVELNEQRIGIIGANGGGKSTFIRLINGLGEPSSGSVSVDGYEVTKHGKKVRRQVGYVFSDAENQIVMPRVEDDIRFSLKRLKLSTQERDARVEEVLERFGLSEYREHSPHTLSGGQKQLLALAAVLVMRPEVIIADEPTTLLDLRNREQIRRIFAALSQQVIVVTHDLGFIRDFDRVLWIDRHTIREDGPPAEVIPHYERAMMES; encoded by the coding sequence ATGTCGCGGATCGTTTTTTCTCACGCCAGTGTCTCTTTCGATGGCCTCCGGGTACTCGATCCCATCTCCGTAGAGCTGAACGAGCAGCGCATCGGCATCATTGGTGCTAATGGCGGTGGCAAATCCACCTTTATTCGGCTCATCAATGGCCTCGGCGAGCCAAGTAGCGGATCGGTGAGCGTCGATGGTTACGAGGTAACCAAACACGGCAAAAAGGTCCGGCGCCAAGTCGGTTATGTTTTCTCCGACGCCGAGAACCAGATCGTGATGCCACGGGTGGAAGATGACATTCGTTTTTCGCTGAAGCGCTTGAAACTCAGCACCCAAGAGCGTGACGCTCGCGTGGAGGAAGTGCTGGAGCGCTTCGGGCTGAGCGAATACCGCGAACACTCTCCACACACCCTGTCAGGCGGGCAGAAACAGCTGCTGGCGCTGGCAGCCGTGCTGGTGATGCGCCCGGAGGTGATCATCGCTGACGAGCCCACCACCCTGTTGGATCTGCGCAACCGTGAACAGATCCGCCGCATCTTCGCCGCGCTCAGCCAGCAAGTCATCGTGGTGACCCACGATCTTGGCTTCATTCGCGACTTCGACCGAGTGTTGTGGATTGATCGCCACACCATTCGCGAGGACGGCCCGCCGGCGGAGGTTATTCCGCACTACGAACGCGCCATGATGGAAAGCTAG
- a CDS encoding energy-coupling factor transporter transmembrane component T family protein yields the protein MRSVPLSVYIPGNTPVHRVPAAAKFIGLIVFVIAAAVLATTPTRATCVLGVVASGYLLARIPLRVAWNQLWPALPLLTMLGGFQWWQNTLIDAITLMLMLLASIAAAVLLTLTTTIAEMMHSLETMLAPTARWGVPVESISLAISLTIRLIPLQLNAVNEVLDARKARGVDFSLSALGTPVVIRSIRRARAIADALWARGVGD from the coding sequence ATGCGCTCAGTGCCACTTAGCGTCTATATCCCCGGCAACACCCCTGTTCACCGCGTCCCGGCCGCGGCGAAGTTTATTGGCCTCATCGTCTTCGTCATCGCCGCCGCGGTGCTTGCCACCACCCCCACTCGCGCTACCTGCGTCCTCGGGGTTGTGGCCAGCGGGTATCTTCTCGCCCGCATCCCGCTGCGCGTCGCATGGAATCAGCTGTGGCCGGCGCTGCCGCTGCTGACGATGCTCGGCGGGTTCCAGTGGTGGCAGAACACGCTTATCGACGCCATCACCCTGATGCTCATGCTCCTCGCCTCTATCGCAGCCGCTGTGCTACTCACCCTCACCACCACGATTGCCGAGATGATGCACTCGCTGGAGACGATGCTCGCTCCTACCGCCCGGTGGGGTGTGCCGGTAGAAAGCATCAGCTTGGCAATCTCACTCACCATTCGCCTCATCCCACTGCAGCTCAATGCAGTCAACGAGGTACTCGACGCCCGCAAAGCGCGCGGGGTGGATTTCTCGCTAAGCGCCCTCGGCACCCCGGTGGTTATTCGCTCGATACGCCGCGCTAGAGCTATAGCCGATGCGCTGTGGGCGCGCGGTGTTGGCGACTAG